A genomic segment from Candidatus Brocadia sinica JPN1 encodes:
- a CDS encoding DUF503 domain-containing protein, with protein sequence MKLEFYKSDDAVIGVLNIRLVIRSANTLKDKRRIIKSLKDRVKNNFNVSVSEIGTLDHCQYSRLGIAMVGNDKGYVNSVLSNLLNMFRISTSVELVGYHLEFV encoded by the coding sequence ATGAAATTAGAGTTTTACAAGTCTGATGATGCCGTAATTGGAGTTCTCAATATTCGATTGGTAATCCGGAGTGCAAATACCTTAAAGGACAAACGTCGCATCATTAAGAGCCTGAAAGATCGTGTTAAAAATAATTTTAACGTCTCTGTCTCAGAAATTGGAACTTTAGATCATTGCCAATATTCCAGATTAGGGATAGCAATGGTAGGAAATGATAAGGGATATGTGAATAGTGTCTTGTCGAATTTACTTAATATGTTCCGAATCTCAACTTCTGTAGAGCTTGTTGGTTATCACCTCGAATTTGTTTAA
- the hisG gene encoding ATP phosphoribosyltransferase, whose product MKKLHLGLPKGSLQEATIEMMKKAGYTVHVSPRSYYPSIDDDEISIRLIRPQDMSRYVEKGIIDAGLTGADWVREAGSDVKVVVSLVYAKQQLTKVKWVLAVPESSTIRTVDDLQNKKIATELVNVTRQYLAERGVVADIEFSHGATEAKAPDLVDAIVELTETGSSLKANKLRIIEIVMESSTQLIASHHAWKDEWKRTKIENLAMLFEGAIIARAKVGLKMNVPNGALDQVLKKLPALRKPTVSTLSEGAGYAIETVLDETVARSITPELKRAGAEGIIEYPLNKVIL is encoded by the coding sequence ATGAAAAAATTACATTTAGGTTTACCGAAAGGCAGTCTTCAGGAAGCAACAATTGAAATGATGAAAAAGGCGGGTTATACTGTCCACGTTAGTCCCCGGTCTTATTACCCTTCGATCGATGACGATGAAATTTCCATACGATTAATCAGGCCGCAAGATATGTCCAGATATGTTGAAAAAGGGATTATTGATGCTGGTCTGACCGGCGCAGATTGGGTGAGAGAAGCTGGTTCTGATGTGAAAGTGGTTGTGAGTCTTGTGTACGCTAAACAACAGTTGACGAAGGTAAAATGGGTTTTAGCTGTGCCTGAAAGTTCGACCATCCGCACCGTGGATGATCTGCAGAATAAAAAGATTGCGACGGAGCTTGTGAACGTGACACGGCAGTATCTCGCAGAACGTGGGGTGGTTGCCGATATTGAATTTTCTCATGGTGCTACCGAGGCAAAGGCTCCAGACTTAGTAGATGCGATTGTAGAACTTACCGAAACAGGGAGTAGTCTGAAGGCAAACAAACTTCGTATCATTGAGATCGTTATGGAATCTTCAACTCAGCTTATTGCCAGTCATCATGCGTGGAAAGATGAATGGAAACGTACAAAAATAGAGAATCTTGCAATGCTATTTGAAGGAGCTATTATTGCCCGTGCAAAGGTTGGATTAAAGATGAATGTTCCAAACGGGGCCCTGGATCAGGTGCTAAAAAAATTGCCTGCATTGAGAAAACCAACGGTCTCTACACTGTCTGAAGGGGCTGGTTATGCAATTGAAACTGTGCTGGATGAAACAGTGGCAAGAAGCATCACTCCTGAGTTAAAAAGAGCCGGAGCTGAAGGGATTATTGAATATCCATTAAATAAAGTTATTCTTTAA
- the nusA gene encoding transcription termination factor NusA, with amino-acid sequence MDKESLLRLVDSLHRDKEIAKDVVFQGIEAALTTAARKHFKSQETVSIQIDRNTGEILAREGDRKIDPSELGRITAQTAKQVIIQKIREAERDVIYEDFVSRKGAIVSGTVQRFEGPTIIVNLGKTEGILHKLEQIDDEHYNTNERVRAIVFDVKKVGTRVRILLSRTHPDFVRRLFELEVPEIAENTIEIKALAREPGHRTKIAVASSDQNVDCVGACVGVRGSRIKNIVDELNGEKIDIIRWSDEPEVLLPNALKPAEVSGIILSAENQVATIVVPNDQLSLAIGKRGQNVRLASRLTSWDIDIITESEFEERQKEGAAGLTEVAESNKRPSDNSKTTNGGAVAEHIKAGGEKEGV; translated from the coding sequence ATGGATAAAGAAAGTTTACTACGTCTAGTAGATAGTTTACACAGGGATAAAGAAATTGCCAAAGATGTTGTGTTTCAGGGTATAGAGGCCGCTCTAACTACCGCTGCCCGAAAACATTTTAAATCCCAGGAGACGGTTTCTATTCAAATTGATAGAAATACGGGAGAAATTTTGGCGAGGGAGGGTGATCGTAAAATCGATCCTTCCGAATTGGGCAGGATTACGGCGCAAACTGCGAAACAAGTTATCATTCAGAAGATACGGGAAGCTGAGAGGGACGTTATATACGAGGATTTTGTTAGCCGGAAGGGTGCCATTGTCAGTGGAACTGTCCAAAGGTTCGAAGGACCTACGATCATTGTTAACCTTGGGAAAACAGAAGGCATCCTGCACAAATTGGAACAAATTGATGATGAACATTATAATACGAATGAACGGGTCAGGGCGATTGTCTTTGATGTGAAAAAAGTAGGAACTCGGGTGCGGATATTACTTTCAAGGACGCATCCTGATTTTGTCCGGAGGCTTTTTGAATTAGAAGTACCTGAAATTGCGGAAAATACCATTGAAATTAAGGCCCTGGCAAGAGAGCCTGGTCATAGGACCAAGATTGCTGTGGCTTCAAGCGATCAAAATGTGGATTGCGTCGGTGCGTGTGTGGGTGTGCGTGGGTCTCGGATTAAGAATATTGTGGATGAATTAAATGGTGAGAAGATTGATATTATTCGGTGGAGTGATGAACCAGAGGTGTTGTTGCCCAATGCACTGAAACCTGCGGAAGTTTCAGGGATTATTCTGTCGGCAGAGAACCAGGTTGCGACTATTGTGGTACCAAATGATCAACTTTCTCTGGCAATTGGCAAGAGGGGACAAAATGTACGTCTTGCATCCCGGTTAACGTCATGGGATATTGATATTATCACAGAATCGGAATTTGAAGAAAGGCAAAAAGAGGGTGCCGCAGGACTTACAGAGGTTGCAGAGTCGAACAAAAGGCCTTCTGATAATTCAAAGACGACAAATGGGGGGGCGGTGGCTGAGCATATTAAAGCGGGTGGGGAAAAAGAGGGAGTATAA
- the ftsH gene encoding ATP-dependent zinc metalloprotease FtsH, translated as MDKKNKTKKSRFSIGYILLFLAIMYVAQIFLSPKAEEISYSQFRLYLKNGYIADCTVGANLIRGHYKKLSGEGDKEEKIAFVTVPIQDAELVNELESQKVRFKGASENNFLKNILMWWIFPFGIMALGWFFLFKRVGGMGSPFMSFGKAKIKLYSDNGSQKTTFIDVAGCEEAKEELKEIIDFLSYPERFQKLGGKIPKGVLLIGPPGTGKTLLARAVAGEAGVPFFSISGSDFVEMFVGMGAARVRDMFEQAKAKAPCIVFIDEIDSVGRQRGTGLGGGHDEREQTLNQLLAEMDGFNSQKGVIIVAATNRPDVLDSALLRPGRFDRQITVDRPDLIGREAVLSVHAKNVKIDSDVSLKVIAKRTAGFSGADLANVVNEAALLAARHNKSSVGMQELESSIDRVLAGPERKSRIMSDTEKKAVAIHEAGHTLVAALLPNTDPVHKVSIIPRGTAALGYTMQLPLEDKYLTTEPEILDTLCVLLGGRAAEELAIRKISTGAQNDLEKASQLARSYVCRFGMSRKLGPQTFGRQSGNIFLGHDLVQEKEYSEKTAVAIDEEVTNLIMGNYDRVKKLLNDNKDKLNLLAKKLEENEVLDGEQVLELLNIEKKQPKTHKEMDVAPIEQPQQHLQYIQKEEEKQL; from the coding sequence ATGGATAAAAAAAACAAAACCAAGAAGTCACGATTTTCTATTGGATATATCCTGCTTTTTCTTGCCATCATGTATGTAGCGCAGATATTTTTATCCCCTAAGGCCGAAGAAATATCTTACAGCCAGTTCAGGCTCTATCTTAAGAATGGATATATAGCAGACTGCACGGTAGGTGCTAATCTTATCCGAGGCCATTACAAAAAATTGTCGGGTGAAGGTGACAAAGAAGAAAAGATTGCATTCGTTACAGTACCAATACAAGACGCAGAACTCGTCAATGAACTGGAATCACAGAAGGTCAGGTTTAAAGGCGCATCTGAAAATAATTTCTTAAAAAACATCCTGATGTGGTGGATATTTCCCTTCGGTATCATGGCGTTAGGGTGGTTTTTCCTCTTTAAAAGGGTTGGCGGGATGGGTTCTCCTTTTATGTCCTTTGGCAAGGCAAAAATTAAGTTGTATTCAGATAATGGTTCACAGAAGACAACTTTCATTGATGTTGCAGGATGTGAAGAGGCAAAAGAAGAGCTAAAGGAAATTATAGACTTTCTTTCTTACCCGGAGCGATTCCAAAAACTGGGAGGAAAAATCCCCAAGGGCGTGCTTCTGATCGGTCCACCCGGAACCGGCAAAACGCTCCTTGCAAGAGCCGTTGCAGGTGAAGCAGGTGTGCCATTTTTCTCAATTAGTGGTTCAGACTTTGTCGAAATGTTCGTTGGAATGGGCGCTGCCCGAGTACGGGACATGTTTGAACAGGCAAAAGCAAAGGCGCCATGCATTGTTTTCATTGACGAGATTGACAGTGTTGGCCGTCAACGTGGCACAGGACTGGGTGGCGGTCATGACGAACGTGAACAGACTCTTAACCAGCTTCTGGCCGAGATGGATGGATTTAATTCACAGAAAGGGGTTATTATCGTTGCTGCGACCAACCGACCTGATGTCCTGGATAGTGCATTGTTACGCCCGGGGCGTTTTGACCGTCAAATAACTGTTGACAGACCAGACCTTATTGGCCGAGAGGCTGTACTGTCTGTTCATGCCAAAAATGTAAAGATAGATTCCGATGTCAGCTTGAAAGTCATCGCAAAACGCACCGCAGGTTTTTCGGGGGCAGATCTGGCAAATGTTGTCAATGAAGCGGCACTTCTTGCCGCACGGCACAATAAGAGCTCAGTCGGCATGCAAGAATTGGAATCCTCCATAGACAGAGTATTAGCTGGTCCGGAACGAAAGAGCAGAATTATGAGCGATACGGAAAAGAAGGCAGTCGCAATCCATGAAGCAGGTCACACCTTGGTAGCCGCACTACTTCCCAACACAGATCCCGTGCACAAAGTTTCTATAATTCCGAGAGGGACGGCTGCACTGGGATATACTATGCAATTACCTTTGGAAGATAAATACTTGACCACAGAACCTGAAATCCTGGATACCCTTTGTGTATTACTGGGAGGACGAGCTGCAGAAGAACTGGCAATACGCAAAATATCAACCGGCGCCCAAAACGACCTGGAAAAGGCCTCACAGTTGGCTAGAAGTTATGTATGCCGATTTGGTATGAGCAGAAAATTAGGACCCCAGACTTTTGGCAGGCAATCGGGAAACATTTTTCTCGGGCACGACCTTGTTCAAGAAAAAGAATATAGTGAAAAAACAGCCGTTGCCATTGATGAAGAGGTTACCAATCTTATCATGGGAAACTACGATAGGGTCAAAAAATTGCTCAACGATAATAAGGATAAACTCAATCTGTTAGCAAAGAAACTCGAAGAGAATGAGGTATTAGATGGAGAACAAGTTCTTGAATTGTTAAACATTGAGAAAAAACAACCGAAAACCCATAAAGAAATGGACGTTGCTCCAATAGAACAACCTCAACAGCATCTGCAATACATTCAAAAAGAAGAGGAAAAGCAGCTATAA
- the infB gene encoding translation initiation factor IF-2, which produces MGKIRISLLAKELGVKSSLLIDKCHEKGLTHITHHANTLVSEQAEMIRQLFQPGAKVTPTKEEPKIKEVPVSHAVVEQKKAEKTTSQAGGVKVIQPSKIVRIPKSAPTPHQQQRVVKMTPVKTYWKKKQPPGVVSFRKKEHGGEVVESKKPAVKEKETKVVMEPPITVKDLSSKLGIRANEIITKLLLEHNVRSTINQILSEEIVQLLGIEYGVEIEIRKKEAVGERDFMAEQVSTKAEDMVHRAPIVTFLGHVDHGKTSLLDSIRQTNVAAGEIGGITQHIGAYKVEMHGKHVVFLDTPGHEAFTAMRARGANITDVVVLVVAADDGVMPQTEEALNHAKAANVPIVVAVNKIDKPGANSLRVKQQLASLDLIPEEWGGKTQFVETSAVTKKGIDTLLERLLLESEILELKANPKNPARGVVLEARLSEGRGVVANVLIQEGTLHEGDIILCGRTFGRARLVTNERGLEVQEAGPSTPVSVSDFSEVPEAGDKFYVVSDIQRAREIAQERQKKERETSLAKHQHVTLDSLYSKIAEGNVKEIKIILKADYKGSVEVLKKALEELSTPEIKVRILHCGVGGITESDVLLADASDAIVIGFYVTTEDKARILAEEKGVEIRLYKIIYDATNEIKAAMEGMLEPESKEVVLGQVEIRQVYNISKFGNVAGCYVKTGKITRNASIRLIRDNIIIYDGKLESLKVVKDDVREVRAGFECGLKIANYDDIKVGDVVEAYEVQKIARVLTV; this is translated from the coding sequence ATGGGAAAAATTCGGATCAGTTTACTTGCAAAAGAGCTGGGGGTTAAGAGTAGCCTGTTGATTGATAAATGTCATGAAAAAGGGTTGACTCACATTACGCACCATGCGAATACACTAGTTTCTGAGCAGGCGGAAATGATAAGACAATTGTTCCAACCGGGTGCAAAGGTGACTCCTACGAAAGAAGAGCCCAAAATAAAAGAGGTTCCCGTTTCACATGCAGTGGTTGAACAGAAAAAGGCTGAGAAAACGACATCGCAAGCCGGTGGTGTAAAAGTTATTCAACCGAGTAAAATTGTTAGAATCCCCAAAAGTGCACCCACTCCGCATCAGCAACAGCGTGTTGTAAAGATGACCCCGGTAAAAACATATTGGAAGAAGAAACAGCCGCCAGGTGTTGTGTCTTTCAGGAAAAAAGAACACGGAGGGGAAGTTGTCGAATCAAAAAAACCAGCAGTTAAGGAGAAAGAAACAAAGGTTGTTATGGAACCACCGATAACGGTAAAAGATCTTTCTTCTAAGTTAGGGATTCGTGCAAATGAGATTATCACCAAGTTACTCCTCGAACACAATGTGCGTTCAACAATCAATCAGATATTAAGCGAAGAGATTGTACAGTTGTTAGGCATTGAATATGGGGTGGAGATTGAAATTAGAAAAAAAGAGGCCGTGGGAGAACGTGATTTCATGGCCGAGCAGGTATCTACAAAAGCCGAGGACATGGTGCATCGTGCACCGATCGTGACTTTTTTGGGGCATGTTGACCATGGAAAAACCTCACTCCTTGATAGTATTCGTCAAACAAATGTTGCCGCGGGAGAAATAGGTGGGATTACGCAGCATATTGGTGCGTATAAGGTGGAAATGCATGGAAAACACGTAGTATTTCTTGATACACCTGGCCATGAAGCATTTACAGCTATGCGGGCAAGGGGAGCAAATATTACCGATGTGGTGGTGCTCGTTGTGGCGGCCGATGATGGAGTGATGCCTCAAACGGAAGAGGCATTAAATCATGCAAAAGCTGCTAATGTGCCGATTGTTGTTGCGGTGAATAAAATTGATAAACCCGGTGCCAATTCGCTGAGAGTTAAACAACAGCTTGCAAGTCTGGATTTAATCCCTGAAGAATGGGGTGGAAAGACGCAGTTTGTTGAGACTTCAGCTGTTACGAAAAAGGGAATCGATACCTTGCTTGAAAGGCTTTTGCTGGAGTCTGAAATTCTGGAACTAAAAGCAAACCCTAAAAATCCGGCACGAGGAGTGGTATTGGAGGCTCGCCTTAGTGAGGGACGAGGAGTTGTTGCTAATGTCTTAATACAAGAAGGCACCTTGCATGAAGGAGATATTATCCTTTGTGGCAGGACTTTCGGTAGGGCGCGTCTCGTTACGAACGAAAGGGGATTGGAGGTACAAGAGGCAGGTCCGTCAACACCGGTATCCGTTTCTGATTTTTCTGAAGTTCCTGAGGCTGGAGACAAATTTTACGTCGTCAGCGATATACAAAGGGCAAGAGAGATTGCTCAGGAAAGACAAAAGAAAGAACGTGAAACCTCTCTGGCAAAACACCAGCATGTTACGCTGGATAGCCTGTATTCCAAAATTGCTGAAGGGAACGTAAAGGAAATCAAAATAATATTAAAGGCTGATTATAAGGGTTCTGTTGAAGTACTCAAAAAGGCATTAGAAGAACTTTCAACTCCTGAAATAAAAGTGAGAATATTACACTGTGGTGTCGGTGGTATTACAGAATCGGACGTGCTTCTGGCTGATGCATCGGATGCCATTGTGATTGGGTTTTATGTGACGACCGAGGATAAGGCACGCATACTGGCAGAAGAAAAAGGGGTGGAAATCAGGCTCTACAAAATTATCTATGATGCAACAAACGAAATAAAAGCTGCCATGGAAGGTATGTTAGAACCAGAATCTAAAGAGGTTGTATTAGGTCAGGTCGAAATACGGCAAGTTTACAATATCTCAAAGTTTGGTAATGTTGCTGGTTGTTATGTAAAAACGGGTAAAATTACAAGAAATGCTTCCATCCGTTTAATTCGGGATAACATTATCATTTATGACGGGAAATTAGAGTCTTTAAAGGTAGTTAAAGATGATGTCAGAGAGGTTAGGGCAGGATTTGAATGTGGGCTGAAAATTGCCAATTATGATGATATTAAAGTGGGGGATGTTGTGGAGGCATACGAAGTCCAAAAGATAGCAAGGGTCCTAACGGTATAG
- the rbfA gene encoding 30S ribosome-binding factor RbfA: protein MPSRRVERLSESVKQEVSKIILYELKDPRISFITVTNVELASDLKRAKVYISVLGDALTQRKTLQALEHARGFIQAKVGAHLQIRYTPLLTFYLDESLKKSQHISNLIDEAVKGSDITIEGELEE from the coding sequence ATGCCTTCAAGAAGAGTAGAGCGATTGTCTGAATCAGTTAAACAAGAGGTAAGTAAAATCATACTTTACGAACTCAAAGACCCTCGGATAAGTTTTATTACGGTTACCAATGTTGAACTTGCGTCTGATTTAAAAAGAGCAAAGGTGTATATCTCTGTTTTGGGGGATGCTCTTACTCAGAGAAAAACCTTGCAGGCGCTGGAACATGCCAGAGGGTTTATTCAAGCAAAGGTGGGCGCACACCTGCAGATAAGATATACGCCATTGTTGACGTTTTATTTGGATGAATCGTTAAAAAAAAGTCAGCATATTTCAAACCTTATTGACGAGGCAGTTAAGGGGAGTGACATTACAATTGAAGGTGAGTTAGAAGAATGA
- a CDS encoding anthranilate synthase component II, translated as MIIIIDNYDSFTYNLVQQIGAFGARMEVFRNDKVSLGEIEEKKPDHIIISPGPCTPKEAGISNDIIKQFSGKIPILGVCLGHQCIAYTYGAEVIRARRLMHGKTSMIKHDCKTIYRGLSNPFEATRYHSLIVKEDTLPDCLEVTARADDDEIMGIRHKEYPLEGVQFHPESFLTAEGPKLLKNFLSL; from the coding sequence ATGATAATCATTATCGATAATTACGACTCCTTCACCTATAATTTAGTGCAACAAATTGGCGCATTTGGCGCAAGAATGGAAGTATTTAGAAATGATAAGGTCAGCCTTGGGGAAATAGAGGAGAAGAAACCTGACCATATCATTATATCTCCGGGACCCTGTACACCCAAGGAAGCAGGCATCTCTAATGATATTATAAAACAGTTCTCAGGGAAAATACCGATTCTCGGGGTTTGTCTGGGCCACCAGTGCATTGCATATACATATGGGGCTGAAGTTATTCGTGCACGAAGACTTATGCATGGAAAGACATCTATGATCAAACACGACTGCAAAACCATTTACCGGGGACTTTCCAATCCTTTTGAAGCCACTCGTTATCATTCTCTTATCGTCAAAGAAGATACATTGCCCGATTGTCTTGAAGTTACCGCCAGGGCAGACGATGATGAGATTATGGGTATTCGCCATAAAGAGTATCCTTTAGAAGGGGTACAGTTTCATCCCGAATCCTTTTTAACCGCAGAAGGTCCAAAACTTCTTAAAAATTTCTTGTCCCTTTAG
- a CDS encoding YebC/PmpR family DNA-binding transcriptional regulator has translation MAGHSHWASIKHKKGAADAKKGKIFSKIARMITVAARRGGGDSNMNPRLQLAISKARAVNMPKENIERAIQKGTGGGEASELFECLYEGYGPHGIALMVEILTDNKNRTAPEIRKIFERFGGNMGESGCVSWMFEKKGLIIVGSNSLNEDDLMMLVLDAGAEDLQQVGDIFQIICPQVNLDTVKKAIENKSVKIESAEVCWIPKNNIDLDDAMGRKVLGLMEALEDHDDVQNVYSNFNLPQTLLAEAQAAR, from the coding sequence TTGGCTGGACATTCACATTGGGCAAGTATAAAGCATAAAAAAGGTGCAGCAGATGCGAAAAAGGGCAAAATCTTTTCGAAGATAGCTCGCATGATTACTGTGGCTGCCAGAAGAGGTGGTGGCGACTCGAATATGAATCCAAGGTTACAGCTTGCCATAAGTAAGGCCAGAGCAGTTAATATGCCTAAAGAAAACATAGAGCGAGCCATTCAGAAAGGTACGGGGGGGGGTGAGGCATCAGAGTTGTTTGAATGTTTGTACGAAGGATACGGACCTCATGGCATAGCCTTAATGGTTGAAATCCTGACAGATAATAAAAATAGAACTGCCCCTGAAATACGAAAGATATTTGAGCGATTTGGCGGAAATATGGGGGAATCTGGTTGTGTCTCCTGGATGTTTGAAAAAAAAGGACTTATTATCGTGGGTAGCAATAGTCTCAATGAAGACGATCTCATGATGTTAGTCTTAGATGCCGGGGCCGAAGATTTACAGCAGGTGGGAGATATTTTTCAGATCATATGCCCGCAAGTGAATTTGGATACCGTGAAGAAGGCTATTGAGAATAAAAGCGTTAAGATCGAAAGTGCCGAGGTGTGTTGGATACCCAAAAACAATATTGACCTAGACGATGCGATGGGTCGTAAAGTACTAGGACTTATGGAGGCGCTTGAGGATCACGACGATGTGCAAAACGTCTATTCTAATTTTAATCTTCCACAAACCCTTCTCGCGGAAGCACAAGCAGCTAGATAG
- a CDS encoding tetratricopeptide repeat protein, with protein MLFVKSFSVIFVFIILFSISFQGCSSIAAKHDSQSLPVIESSPLHAQEKAHAYFCAGYFSLLDRDWENAAANFEKAIQLDRSSGRIMQHLATCYFQLGKNEKSIDYLEKLAKIKPNEFSVHYTLATLYETVGKYREAIEEYEYARQCKTTKLDHVFLADTLYRLANLYMQEGMMEKGIECYKSMFDMKLVSEPAKIYYEIGQKYFEKNDTKKALEYFLKVKEADPKLSFASFYLTLCYDALHDYDNAIKEAKVFLEKEPDNWVMRLALSEIYEKTNNESQQSEEIKKIEEILKKNIDAGSKNSKEYFLLCQIYRNQRKIDKAIAVVENMKLIPLDKETIRDIHFLLANLYYEDKRFDRVEEELQMALKLDPDFHEANNFLGYLFVENNRNLDEAIQLINKALKAQPRNGAYLDSLGWAYYKKAQVEGRHDYLIKALQKLLEAVQFLEEPDIYDHIGDVHYSLGNWDEAVNAWRKAQDLYKKMFNQEVQIENITTKLEKLKRLISVEETGSKVIKKRIEVKSGIQP; from the coding sequence ATGTTATTTGTCAAATCTTTTTCTGTTATTTTTGTTTTTATAATACTCTTCTCTATTAGTTTCCAGGGATGTAGTAGTATTGCAGCTAAACATGACAGTCAATCCTTGCCGGTTATTGAGAGCAGCCCTTTGCACGCTCAAGAGAAAGCGCATGCCTATTTTTGTGCCGGATATTTTTCCCTGTTGGATAGGGATTGGGAAAATGCGGCTGCTAATTTTGAAAAAGCGATTCAACTAGATCGTTCTTCGGGAAGAATTATGCAACATTTAGCTACATGCTATTTCCAGTTAGGAAAGAATGAAAAGTCGATCGATTATCTCGAAAAATTAGCCAAAATCAAACCAAATGAATTTAGCGTGCATTATACATTGGCTACACTGTATGAAACTGTTGGAAAATATAGGGAGGCTATTGAGGAATATGAATACGCTCGCCAGTGTAAAACAACAAAGCTGGACCACGTATTTTTGGCGGATACTCTCTACCGACTTGCCAATCTTTATATGCAGGAAGGTATGATGGAAAAGGGGATAGAATGTTATAAGAGCATGTTCGACATGAAACTTGTAAGTGAACCGGCAAAGATATATTATGAGATCGGTCAGAAATATTTCGAAAAAAATGATACAAAAAAGGCCCTGGAATATTTTTTAAAGGTAAAAGAGGCTGATCCAAAGTTGAGTTTTGCAAGTTTTTATCTCACTCTCTGCTATGATGCACTTCATGACTATGACAACGCCATTAAAGAGGCAAAGGTTTTTTTGGAAAAAGAACCTGATAACTGGGTTATGCGCCTAGCCTTGTCCGAGATATACGAGAAAACAAACAATGAGTCCCAACAAAGCGAAGAAATTAAAAAAATCGAGGAAATTCTCAAAAAAAATATAGATGCTGGAAGTAAGAACTCGAAGGAATATTTCTTGCTATGCCAAATTTATAGAAATCAACGTAAAATTGATAAAGCAATCGCAGTTGTTGAGAATATGAAATTGATTCCTTTGGATAAAGAAACAATACGGGATATTCATTTTTTGTTGGCGAATCTTTATTACGAAGATAAAAGATTCGATAGAGTAGAAGAAGAATTGCAGATGGCCTTAAAGCTCGATCCTGATTTTCATGAAGCAAATAACTTTCTTGGTTACCTGTTTGTTGAAAACAATAGAAATTTGGACGAAGCAATTCAGCTTATTAACAAGGCGTTAAAAGCACAACCCCGGAATGGCGCATATCTTGATAGTTTGGGCTGGGCCTATTACAAGAAGGCACAGGTGGAAGGAAGACATGATTATTTAATTAAGGCGCTTCAAAAGTTATTGGAAGCTGTACAATTTCTGGAAGAACCGGATATCTATGATCATATCGGGGATGTTCATTATAGTTTGGGGAATTGGGACGAAGCTGTTAATGCCTGGAGGAAGGCGCAGGACTTATATAAGAAGATGTTTAATCAAGAAGTACAGATAGAGAACATTACGACGAAATTGGAAAAACTAAAGAGGTTAATATCTGTGGAAGAAACAGGCTCAAAGGTTATCAAAAAACGTATAGAGGTTAAAAGTGGCATTCAACCATGA